A single window of Saccharomyces kudriavzevii IFO 1802 strain IFO1802 genome assembly, chromosome: 16 DNA harbors:
- the AGC1 gene encoding citrin (similar to Saccharomyces cerevisiae AGC1 (YPR021C); ancestral locus Anc_8.129) — MEQVNSNSGKKKQQLEVFRYFASVLTKEGTPICISNDNMPTSNSDNSKASNRKSNMGKVTGELILTYDDFIELISSSKTIYPKFTDHSFNLNQIPKNAFGCIFFAIDEQNKGYLTLNDWFYFNNLLEYDNYHLIILYEFFRKFDVENIKAKQKKELGSSSFSLKAADDRIKSINYGNKFLSFDELLLNLDQFKETIRLLHESVDDDFVKDNKLLLDWHNFQFLKFYKCYHEDEAFLSLNSLVTILQNDLKNEKIFIGFDRLAQMDSQGHRLALSKNQLIYLLRLFYSHRVSADIFSSLNLSNTELLKSDNNSIPYNVFKDVFYLFQNFDLLNQLLHKYVTENNLTEQEIKEQIITKNDFMTVLNVQYNKVNNIVEFSPSQINLLFSIVANSKENRRLRKRNKDRDSELLKDHHYDSEIDFFIHNEYLHGISKSKKNLQSFNDYYHDMSDGFDQDSGIKKASKASTGLFESMFGGKNDKATMLSDLTIEDFMKILNPNYLNDLVHHMELQKNQNESLYINYYFYPIFDSLYNFSLGSIAGCIGATVVYPIDFIKTRMQAQRSLAQFKNSIDCLLKIVSREGIKGLYSGLGPQLIGVAPEKAIKLTVNDFMRNRLTDKNGKLSLLPEIISGASAGACQVIFTNPLEIVKIRLQVQSDYVGENIQRANETATQIVKRLGLKGLYNGVAACLMRDVPFSAIYFPTYAHLKKDLFNFDPNDKTKRSRLKTWELLTAGAIAGMPAAFLTTPFDVIKTRLQIDPRKGETKYNGIFHAIRTILREESFRSFFKGGGARVLRSSPQFGFTLAAYELFKSFIPSPDNKMNNKGNCKRFCIGDDTGNEKTVADNKNELTRQNIYSEDGKHANYYYKSCQIAKTFIDLDNNFSKFDPSVYKKFQEHLRGINE, encoded by the coding sequence atggAACAAGTCAACTCGAATagtggaaagaaaaagcagcAATTAGAAGTATTCAGGTATTTTGCAAGTGTGCTGACGAAAGAGGGCACGCCTATTTGTATTAGTAATGATAATATGCCTACATCGAACTCGGATAACTCTAAAGCTTCAAATCGAAAATCCAATATGGGCAAAGTTACAGGTGAACTAATTTTAACTTATGatgatttcattgaattaATATCCAGCTCAAAGACGATATACCCCAAGTTCACAGATCACTCGTTTAACTTGAATCAAATACCTAAGAACGCATTCggatgtattttttttgctataGATGAACAAAATAAGGGATATTTGACCCTAAATGATTGGTTCtatttcaacaatttaCTAGAATACGACAATTATCATcttattattttatatgAGTTCTTTAGAAAATTTGACgtagaaaatatcaaagcgaaacagaaaaaagagcTTGGTAGTTCGTCGTTTAGTTTAAAGGCGGCCGATGATAGAATTAAATCGATAAATTACGGCAATAAATTCTTAAGTTTTGACGAGCTTCTTTTAAATTTAGAccaattcaaagaaactATTCGACTGCTGCATGAATCAGTTGACGACGATTTTGTGAAAGATAACAAGTTACTACTTGACTGGCATAActtccaatttttgaaattctacAAATGTTATCATGAAGATGAAGCGTTTTTGAGCTTAAATTCTCTGGTTAccattttacaaaatgatcttaagaatgaaaaaatatttataGGGTTTGATAGATTAGCACAGATGGACTCACAAGGACATCGTTTAGCTCTAAGCAAAAATCAACTCATTTATCTTTTAAGGTTATTTTATTCTCATAGGGTGTCCGCGGATATCTTCTCCTCtttaaatttatcaaaCACTGAACTATTGAAATCAGACAATAATTCTATTCCATACAATGTGTTCAAGGatgtattttatttatttcagAATTTCGATTTACTGAACCAGCTACTGCACAAGTACGTTACTGAAAATAATTTGACCGAgcaagaaattaaagaacaaataattacgaaaaatgatttcatGACAGTTTTAAATGTCCAGTACAACAAGGTTAACAATATTGTTGAGTTCTCTCCTTCCCAAATCAACCTGTTGTTTTCTATCGttgcaaattcaaaagaaaatagaagATTGAGAAAGAGGAATAAGGATCGAGACAGTGAGCTCCTGAAGGATCATCATTATGATTcagaaattgatttttttatccaCAACGAATATTTACATGGGATAAGcaagtcaaaaaaaaacctgcAAAGCTTTAATGACTACTACCACGATATGTCGGACGGTTTTGATCAGGACTCTGGGATTAAAAAAGCTTCTAAGGCAAGTACTGGTTTGTTCGAATCTATGTTTGGAGGTAAAAACGATAAAGCAACCATGCTTTCTGACTTAACGATTGAAGATTTCATGAAAATTCTAAATCCAAATTACTTGAATGATTTAGTTCACCATATggaattacaaaaaaaccaaaacgAATCATTGTACATTAATTATTACTTCTATCCTATCTTCGATTCGTTATACAACTTTTCCTTAGGTTCCATTGCAGGTTGCATTGGGGCAACTGTAGTGTATCCAATTGACTTCataaaaacaagaatgCAAGCTCAAAGATCGTTAGCCCAATTTAAGAATTCAATTGATTGTCTGCTGAAGATTGTATCGCGTGAGGGGATAAAGGGTCTTTATTCTGGTCTTGGGCCGCAATTGATAGGGGTCGCTCCTGAGAAGGCGATCAAATTGACTGTCAATGATTTTATGAGGAACAGATTGACGGATAAAAATGGCAAGCTGAGTCTCTTACCTGAAATTATTTCGGGCGCTTCGGCGGGCGCATGTCAGGTTATATTTACTAATCCATTAGAAATTGTAAAGATCAGGTTACAGGTTCAATCTGATTACGTTGGTGAAAACATACAACGGGCTAATGAAACAGCAACCCAAATTGTTAAAAGGCTAGGATTGAAAGGTCTGTATAATGGTGTAGCAGCCTGCTTAATGAGGGATGTTCCATTCTCGGCCATTTATTTCCCTACTTATGcacatttgaaaaaagatcttttcaattttgatCCGAATGATAAGACAAAGAGAAGCCGATTGAAAACGTGGGAGCTTTTGACTGCCGGTGCCATTGCTGGTATGCCGGCGGCCTTTTTGACTACACCCTTCGATGTCATAAAAACAAGACTACAAATAGATCCTAGAAAAGGTGAGACAAAGTACAACGGTATTTTCCATGCCATTCGCACTATCTTAAGGGAAGAGAGCTTCAGaagctttttcaaaggcGGTGGCGCCCGTGTCCTGAGAAGTTCACCTCAATTTGGTTTCACTCTGGCCGCTTAtgaattattcaaaagttttattCCCTCCCCTGATAATAAAATGAATAACAAAGGAAATTGCAAGAGATTTTGCATAGGCGATGACACAGGTAATGAAAAGACAGTAGCTGATAACAAAAATGAGCTCACGCGGCAAAATATTTATTCCGAGGATGGAAAGCATGCTAATTATTACTATAAAAGTTGCCAGATTGCGAAAACATTCATTGATTTAGACAATAACTTTTCTAAATTTGATCCTTCGGTTTACAAAAAGTTTCAAGAACATCTAAGAGGTATTAATGAATAG
- the SDD4 gene encoding Sdd4p (similar to Saccharomyces cerevisiae YPR022C; ancestral locus Anc_8.130) yields the protein MHTKEFSSKLRKRENENDLSPNSSSSSVERFRCPHPECNKTFSRQEHLSRHKLNHWPKEIYVCSFVLPTTNAPCNKTFVRKDLLIRHEKRHSKVKNRLIRANKEQASSTDNSFSKQLPYNPNEAAISAQNAPSMANPLKNSGSPLSVMPISKLRPFLQQPQQPQQPQQPQQPQQVQFPQQLRAPLQQPILQQQMHTQQASPTLPSYDPRTRGNGQNNQFFNLLFDNRVGANTFEMEGPNSNSSNNDQSININPAIQQRYQDRTIPNTAHQQSFQPFPQDRLQEQYFQQQKLTPQQQQQQQQQQQQQQQQQQQPQQLQVPQQNLFADQLTSSSSGANLSIMQDLFSTSFLNSDPLQSFMQELSEAPQVNIEDTFSGKTTVPTDEKRLQPGEKFQHPPVMFDLQQEDVKIPKAQPKFSDNPSTSVKDNISSQKLNINKLKRTSSKDSGVARNSSLNYKEQLRHSMKSVPSFFHPHPTTKYKICKEKCQEMFAFVPELRYVSIDAIHKSLKSFWLNFHPQYGLLHKPSFHVDKQPAILNLALIMTGASFLGSEYREQISDPICGPLRWIIFSHADFQPPSKTYIIQSLLLVEGYEKTSTNRYLHERSFLHHGTTIQLLRRTPSLGGHPLMVKTGKTSGESPIQDPQEVYKRWIDFEMLKRIAFYAFYMDTTHAVVFGYWNLFINSNQIQLTLPCPDQVWESYDLSYETLMEHGYGSTKRDENNTFLSALMQLMKNVVQILHNNNIQKNKVNNGGKESSQIGLEDTTNWNIQSLFGKKILLAGIISILFQCQEEVNGDYFITNFRGGITDHLGLSWKDILSFAMNYWLHEVQKSCTDPKACRINTPPEEASRNDESKQDNGDEADDDDLDLLSSDNPSNCKIPVIHISQIVLRILHHDYYIYAGAPWRMNVPIGRDEYDMISRRILQFAKDPYNGGVAVIYAFQFLFEMFIIKENSFPVVVRNYNVNSDPVFTRPYAIALTSLLIWSCNFALHGCEVSIWNNVDASNKECSQSKDSNNKSKISPGGDNGSAIAKNNLKKKENYLPMESFEVYLLRMYQNLYVDSSLDVLSFQNEIWAKASMLQQISNTHFLCGMMQFMRDTFSKSYWDLGREFGRLFDNCLERSLGKTSPTCHNMFDV from the coding sequence ATGCATACTAAAGAATTTTCTAGCAAGCTTCGGAAGAGggaaaacgaaaatgatttaTCACCGAATTCAAGCTCTTCTTCCGTCGAAAGATTTAGGTGCCCCCATCCTGAATGCaataaaactttttcaCGCCAAGAACATTTATCAAGACACAAGCTAAATCATTGgccaaaagaaatatatgTTTGTTCTTTCGTACTCCCTACTACAAATGCCCCTTGTAATAAAACATTTGTAAGGAAAGACTTACTGATCAGACATGAAAAGAGGCACTCaaaggtgaaaaatagGTTAATCCGTGCAAACAAGGAACAGGCTTCCTCAACAGacaattctttttctaaacAATTGCCATATAACCCCAATGAAGCGGCGATTTCTGCGCAGAATGCTCCTTCTATGGCGAATCCACTAAAGAATTCTGGAAGCCCTCTTTCAGTTATGCCCATATCGAAGTTACGTCcctttcttcaacaacCACAGCAACCACAGCAACCACAGCAACCACAACAACCACAACAAGTGCAATTTCCACAACAGCTGCGGGCACCGTTGCAGCAACCTATATTGCAGCAACAAATGCATACGCAGCAGGCAAGCCCTACGCTTCCCTCTTATGATCCTCGAACAAGAGGCAACGGTCAAAATAaccaattcttcaatttgctATTTGATAACCGTGTCGGCGCTAACACTTTCGAAATGGAAGGACCTAACAGTAATAGTAGCAACAATGATCAGAGTATAAATATCAACCCAGCTATACAGCAACGATATCAAGATAGAACTATCCCAAATACTGCACATCAACAATCATTTCAGCCATTCCCTCAGGATCGGCTACAAGAACAATATTTTCAGCAGCAGAAGCTTACTccacaacaacaacagcaacaacaacaacaacagcaacaacaacaacaacagcaacaacaaccgCAACAACTGCAGGTACCACAACAGAATTTATTTGCAGATCAATTGACATCTTCCTCTAGCGGTGCTAATTTGTCCATTATGCAGgatcttttttcaacaagttttttgaatagCGACCCTTTACAATCGTTCATGCAAGAGCTTTCTGAGGCTCCACAAGTAAATATCGAAGATACATTTTCGGGCAAGACCACAGTCCCAACCGATGAAAAACGCCTTCAACCAGGTGAGAAATTTCAGCATCCTCCAGTTATGTTTGACTTGCAACAAGAAGATGTTAAAATACCTAAAGCTCAACCAAAGTTTAGTGATAATCCCAGTACCTCAGTAAAGGACAACATTTCCAGTCAAAAGCTAAATATAAACAAACTAAAACGGACATCTTCCAAAGATTCTGGGGTGGCAAGAAATTCCTCTCTAAATTACAAAGAACAATTGCGCCATTCAATGAAGAGCGTCCCGTCGTTTTTCCATCCTCATCCTACAACAAAGTATAAGATATGTAAAGAGAAGTGTCAAGAAATGTTTGCGTTTGTTCCAGAACTGCGCTACGTATCAATTGACGCTATACACAAATCGTTAAAGTCATTTTGGTTGAATTTTCACCCACAATACGGCCTACTCCATAAACCTTCCTTCCACGTGGACAAACAGCCTGCGATTTTGAACTTGGCCCTAATCATGACTGGCGCAAGTTTTCTGGGAAGCGAATATCGTGAACAAATTAGTGATCCAATTTGTGGCCCTTTAAGAtggataattttttctcatgCTGATTTTCAACCGCCTTCCAAGACTTAcattattcaaagtttACTATTAGTAGAGGGATACGAAAAAACCAGTACAAATAGATATTTACACGAAAGGTCTTTCTTACACCATGGAACAACCATCCAATTGTTAAGGCGAACACCTTCCTTAGGTGGCCATCCATTAATGGTTAAGACTGGCAAAACTTCGGGAGAAAGTCCAATTCAGGACCCGCAAGAAGTTTATAAAAGGTGgattgattttgaaatgctGAAGAGAATAGCATTTTACGCATTCTACATGGACACTACGCATGCCGTAGTGTTTGGTTATTGGAATTTATTCATAAATAGCAACCAGATTCAACTAACTTTACCTTGTCCAGATCAAGTCTGGGAGTCTTACGATTTGAGCTACGAAACTTTAATGGAACATGGGTATGGCAGTACAAAAAGGGATGAGAATAACACATTTTTGTCTGCATTGATGcaattaatgaaaaacgTCGTTCAAATCTTACACAACAATAATATacagaaaaacaaagttaATAATGGTGGCAAGGAGAGTAGCCAAATAGGCTTAGAAGATACTACAAACTGGAACATTCAAAGTCTCTTCGGTAAAAAGATTCTTTTAGCAGGgataatttcaattttatttcAGTGCCAGGAGGAAGTTAATGGTGATTATTTTATCACGAACTTCAGAGGTGGCATTACTGATCATCTAGGCCTTTCTTGGAAAGACATTCTATCTTTTGCAATGAACTATTGGCTTCATGAAGTTCAAAAGAGTTGTACAGATCCGAAAGCATGTAGAATAAATACCCCCCCTGAAGAGGCCTCAAGGAACGATGAAAGTAAGCAGGACAACGGAGATGAAGCagacgatgatgatttaGACTTACTTTCCTCCGATAATCCTTCTAATTGTAAAATACCCGTCATTCATATTTCTCAAATCGTTTTACGTATTCTGCATCACgattattatatatatgcagGAGCGCCTTGGAGAATGAACGTTCCAATTGGCCGCGACGAATACGACATGATCAGTCGGAGGATTCTCCAATTCGCAAAAGACCCCTACAACGGCGGTGTAGCTGTCATTTACGCtttccaatttttgtttgaaatgTTTATCATCAAAGAGAATAGCTTCCCAGTTGTTGTTAGAAATTACAATGTGAATTCTGATCCCGTATTTACCAGGCCATATGCTATTGCATTAACTTCGCTTCTTATTTGGTCATGTAATTTTGCGCTGCATGGATGTGAAGTCAGCATATGGAACAATGTGGATGCCTCGAACAAGGAGTGCTCTCAGTCAAAGGACAGCAATAATAAAAGCAAGATTAGCCCCGGCGGCGATAATGGATCGGCGATTGCAAAGAAcaacttgaaaaagaaggagaacTACCTTCCTATGGAAAGTTTTGAAGTATACTTGTTAAGAATGTACCAAAACTTGTATGTAGACAGCTCACTCGATGTACTTAgctttcaaaatgaaatttggGCAAAAGCAAGTATGCTACAGCAAATTTCTAATACCCACTTTTTATGTGGGATGATGCAATTTATGAGGGATACTTTTAGCAAGAGTTACTGGGATTTAGGGCGCGAATTTGGGAGACTCTTCGATAACTGCTTAGAGAGGAGTCTGGGGAAAACGTCGCCCACATGCCATAACATGTTTGATGTTTAg